Genomic DNA from Magnolia sinica isolate HGM2019 chromosome 4, MsV1, whole genome shotgun sequence:
ACTTTACCGTGGAACACGCGCGTGGGATCTGTGCttttcattaggtgggctacactgtTTGGATTTTCTGTGATGAAAATCAGGCTATTCCACACCTGAggttaggtgggccataaaacaAATGGGTAgctagaaaattttctttttgtacTGTCAGtttgtactttgtggcccacctgactgaaCACTATCTATTTTTTTCTGTGACGGAAGATCTAACTGTTTTTTTCCAAGCAGATGGAAGGCTCAGATCTCATACAAGCTTTCCATATTGGCACATGTACTGAGTTGGATGGACAGGGGTAAACGCGCGCGTGGAGTTAGCAAACCTCTATTCCTCAATACCGCAGCGGAttgggtggatccccggatctacCGCGGTCGGTGGATCCACATTATGTTCCTTGTATCATTTTAATCCAAAAAATCAAGcacatctaaatctcaggtggaccactccacaggGAACCGTCGTGGTTGAATTCCTAACGTTAAAAACTTCACGGGGCCACCGGaattttcattttccatctagCCTGTTGATAAGATGGAAAATACCCCACAAATATCGgcctgatcgaaaacttttgtggcccacgagaagttttaaaTGTTCAGCTACCATTGTTTTCTGTACCCTGTCGACCTGGATTTGAATCTTCAATATTTCTAgtatcataacttaaaatgagtttttaaaaacGGTTGGAGGGCGATtatataaagtacatacatcaatgtggtccCACCTACCTCGGTTatccaccgaagccgcacccTATCCTATATCAAGAAAAGTCACGTACGGATGCGCAATTTCTGGAACGgccgcgcggattaggtactacctaaGTAGGACCTctctagagacggacggtcctgccaggggctccgtgggaccactgtgatatatgtgttttatctaagccgtccatcatttttaaagatcattttagaatattatccaAAAAAGGGAAGCATATTGAaggatcgagtggaccacaccacagaaagtaatTGTGACGATGACCCCAACATTGAAACGTTctgagggcccaccgtaatatttgttttccatacaaccttttcataaggtcacatagacctggatgaagggaaaatataaatatcagcttgatccaaaacttgtgtggcgtAAAGAGGTTTTCAGCGGTAGAATTTCAATCCTCATTgcttgctgtggtgtggtccactcgaaaattcgatccgactcaattttgaaattattacccaaaattatttgttaaaatgaatGAAGGACGTGGATGAAAAACACTTGTGCAGCACACAGCCCTGCCAAGACAGTCCGTCTCTGACTAGCTCCTGGTAAGGTTAATACCCAATCTCCTCAACCGAAGCCCGTCATGAaacggactcggattcggtaatTCCCTGCAAACGTTGGTGTTGGAAAAGCCCCATTTTCccgacatgatgtatatgttttatccatgccgtttatcatttttgtattttaagcCATAATCCCATAAATGactcagatccaaatctccacaGAAAATGGTGATAGGAAGCTCACGTTAAAAAGTTCTTAATCCCACATTGTAATGTTTGtgacaaagacctgaatgaaagtaaaacacagttattagcttgatccaaaacttttgtggcctccgaGTTTTCTAATGACAGGCGTTCAATGACTAATGtctcttatagtgtggtccacctgagatttggatgtgcttcatttgtGGGCTCATGTTAGAACTTaggtgaaaaaatagatggacagtgtggataaaacataggAGGGATCACTACTAAATCTGTCCCATACAAGTCCCACCGTGTTGAGCGTGTgacatctactccgttcattatTTATGCTGGTAAGGCGTGATCCCAAATATTAAGTCCTTTCataacttaaatgggccacaccataggaaaccgtgtGGACTGGGACGTCCATCAATGAAACGTTTTTTGGCGCACCCTGACGTTTATACACCATCCACCTATTCTAAAGGTGATTCCCTCTGGAAaagggaaaagcaaatatcaatctgatccaataGTACTGTGGGCCAGGGAAGGTCTAGCCTGATGGACGCAGTTTGGCTATTgacagctagctgatgtcaaagccctgtggacaccactatgatgtatgtatcttatccacgccgtcccatttttctagttcatttgagggcatgagaccaaaaataagataaatccaaatctttagtggactacaacacaggaaaacagtttgattgaacgtccaccgtcaAATCTTCCAAGGGCctgatgtaatatttatttgccatccaacctgttgataaggtcgcatgctTGGATGAAGGTagagaacaaatatcagcttgatccaaaactgttgtgccctgaaaaatatttcaacggtaagaatttaatccccaccgtttcctgtggtgtgttccacctgagatttggatctccttcattttggggctcatgtcttaaaatgagcttaaaaaaatggttagacggcatggataagagatatacatcatgatgggcccagagAGCTTTGACAGCAGCTAGCTAGCTGGcgtggggtcactagccaatagCCTTAGGTTTCAATGGTATCCCCACTTTTCTGTGacgtggcttacttgagttttgatctGCGCATTTTTTGAATCTATGGACTAATATGAGCCGATGcaaataatggatggactggatgttacacacatcacggtggatcccacacatGCATGATGTGTATACATCGGGACACATCTCAATAGAATACTAGACGATAGCCGTAGGATCTGGGTCaggttcggtgatccaaaccgtttacaagaTGGCCATCAACATCAATGGAGAATAACTAATGACTAAACTCTCCAATTAGAATAATTTAGCAGTTTGATTATCTAACATTTTTTCATTGAATATCAATCGTTGCTTTGTAGGCCATTGATTTGAACGTCTAGGATTTTCGAATCTTGAAGATTTTTTAGGAAGCCACCTATGTTGTTTATTTCGTGAGATCAATGGGTTGGGTCGGCTTGGGTCACTCAATATGACCCAGATCCAACGGCTACAGTCGCAGCATATCCTATTCCAAACCTCTTTGATGCACTTATCATTGAACTATCGACTCATTCGCTCCTGAGTCGAGTCATGACTCATCCGAGTTTGAGTGACTCGCATGGTCGAACTGGATCGGGCCGGAGTCCAAGTCGACTCGGATATGGGTTTTAGAGACCCGATAGCTAATCGGGTTGGATAGAGTTTAGTTATGTATAAAGGACAACATGACAGTCCTACAACCCAATTTATTAAGAGTTGGAATGGAGGGCCAGATACCCTACACTGTttctagaataagcttattctacacaACGATgtgtcgggcccactgtgatgtaaggaCCACATCCAATCCGTACACAAGATGGGCCCCTCAAGTTCACCCTGcatcccaaaaataaggctgatccagATCATTAAAACCTTCCAGATTGTGTGCGGGGCCCACTTTGTTTTTGTGTACGCCATGAATCCATTCAAAATCATgcaattccaaaactcaggtaggccacgctggctgatttagaggttttaggtatgattttaaatggtgtggcccacctgaagttttTATCAGCTAGATTTTCGAAACATGAAGAGAACACGAAAgggctcacatgatgaacggatcggatgttTTGGAGACATAACGCTGGGCCCCACACACGGCAGTGTAGATAGTTTCATTCTAGAAACGATGGGGAGGAACTGGACAGAGTAAATAATAACAAGATGCCTAGAAAGGTGGGTGAGACTCGGACCAGGGTTTCCAGCTCATTGATGGGCTTGGACGAGCCTCAGCCATTCATTCATGTAACCGGGCCCACCATGTACCGTACGAAACCAACTAGTAATTCCATTTTCTATCATTGTATCGTACAATCGACGGTATTGTGGGGCCACGTCAGTGTGTGAGACATCAAACccatccaaaaggtgggccccaccataaaaagGTACGCCCCTAAAATCAGGGCAGCTCAATCATCCGATTGGTCACGCCATGATTTTCATCCGATGGTTGGATCGGCCTGATATTTGGGGTCCGCTATtgtcatggtggggcacacctttaGATGGTTGGATGCAACATATACATGACGTGGGCCCCGTACTACAGTCCATTCTAAGGTACAACAGGTGTATATGATCACTttcatacatacataaatacGTGGATATATATACATTTGCCTGTGTATGCCTGCGTATCTAGGCCAGAATCAACCATGGATTTCCATATGGGAGTGGATTCGGTgtcacccgggtaacaccttagtgggtgctaCCCTTgacgtggggtccaccctgatgatatttcttatatccacgccgtccatccgttttttcagaccATTTTAGGATTATGTACAAAAAAATtaatagatataaatctcaggtggaccacaccataggaaacagtgttgattgaactcccaccattaaaaaatttatagggtccactgtagtgtttattttccatccaacccgttaataaggtcaaccaggactggatggagggaaaatacaaagatcggcttgatccaaaaattttgtggcccagaaatttttttaaatcatcattttttctagtggtgtggtccatatgagatttggatattattaatattTGGAATAAGGTTctcaaatgatcttgaaaaacggatggatggcatggatatgaaaattatttatcaaggtgggccccatacggtAAGGGTAACAATCCGCTCCCTTTGCTTACTAGTACTGGCGATACATACATGATGGATAGCATCCACagagaaaaactttaatactcggTCAAGTCTAGTGATTGATATGCAGGCGCTAAGAGTTGCACATGCTCCTATATGTAAGTGAaactaaaccgttcaaattgcgGGCCCAAAATCTTCTAGAAAGATAAAGTTACACTGATTTAATTTCATAACGGACAAATATGTAGATATTTAATGAACGGTCGAATGAAAATAGACCGCAGTTGAACATCAAAGAACAAAAGTCAATTAATCAGAGGTTAAGATCATTTAATCAATCTAACTTTGGGACGATGAGCTATCTATAGTGGGCCTCTCAATATGGTGCATCAACTATcacactcagccagagtatcaaatagtaTAGAGATGCATGTGGGGATGAGAGGATGCTATGATTCATGGACTAAAAAAAGGGTAGCTAGGTCCTTGGCGTGATTAAAGGGAATAAGAAAAAGGTGGAGTTTCCCTTTCTTTAGTAGACCATAAAGTGCTGAAATAGGTGGGGGTTGGTCCCTCCTCTTCTGCTTTGCATGATGAAAAATACCAGCTTTTTTCCCACCATGTcctcatcatccatccaacctacccaccatctctttctctctctaccaAACATCTCAACTTCACTAACAAAACCCACCACCCCATTTGATTCTCTCTCTAAAATTGATTCAATACCAACCCTTTCATCAAAATTTATAGTAAAATCGTttgttgtgggccacaccgtccattgtttcaaatagcgcccgtagtgAACACTACGTAGTGTAGTATGACTGTAATGCCACGTAGCATTTTAAATATCATAATGCTATTATAGGGGTTGTAGTGTACATTAaaatgtatttattattatttttttatattttctttgtatctaatgttgagtaacatgacacttgtattgtacttggtACTTTTAatttatgagatttttatttcttttcataattatgACTTGTgctttcaattagacattattaactAAAgaggtttgcttagaaagttatttatgtaataattatttgatttgatttatatatgtaaattggcttttgataaataatAACTAATAATTTGTTTGAACattcttataattgataaaatgaatcatattttaggcatatatatatatatatatatatatatatttcactatttattttatttttaaattaaaaaaaaaaatagacgtATTGTGTAGCGTCGCTACATATTTATGTTACATGATATAGAGAGTTGAGCATTACACATCACGCTACCGTTATTTAAAACAATAGTTATAACGCAACGTGATGTATTGATCCTACCTACTCTATTCGCTAGACATGCTACCAAGCGCATTAATAATTCAATAAAATCATTTTCACTGTAATTCGATATAATTATAGTGAAAATATTTGCATTGAATAATTTTCTATTAATAATGatcataatggccaccaccattacttTTATCATATGGGTTGTAAAGGCCATTTCAACCTTTACAACGGTGATTACAATCTCTCAttttctaattaaaaaaaaaaaccaaaaaaaaaaaaactaacattcTCCTGACAATGAGCCGTTACAAATGTTGTAGGGGCGTGAAGCTAATTTGTTACAAATCATTTTTTTAACATGCAATGGCCCTAATAACTATTACAACCTTATACCGTGCAACAATTGCTATCATTACGTAAAGATAACGGTCATTACAACACACTATGTTTCTCGTAAGCATGCATCATATATTTCAACTTTGGTAACAAACCCACCACCCCATTTGATCTTTTGTAGGCTAAGGGGGGCAGTTCACCCACtggcactatatatatatatatatatatatagtggcacATTGGACCTGTTTAATCAGGTCTGGTCCAGCCACTTGCTTTAATGGCTGGACTCATGGTCCACCTGTTAAAGTGGTCCCTTGGCAGATGCCAGTGGATAGCAGTGTCAGTCTTTTTCATCTTTCAAGCCAGAAGGCCTCCCAAATTGCAGACGCACCACATGAGTTTTATCCAAGATAGTGCGAAAAATGAAGTATGGGAATGAAACTTTCTTACATATGCATGTACCATTACAATAAAACAGGAGCCGGCTGTCGGCAGATGAACTGATAGAATTATGCGTGTCTAACCACTCAAAATTTATGGTGGCCCATCAACCTTATGTTTACTTCGATCTGGCCCGTCCAATCGTTGGTCTTGACGTAGATGCATCAATTCCGGAAAATCACGCTGATCAGGCAATAGTAGCAGTCCAACTAGTGATAATTGGACCGTCTAAATTCAAAGGTCAATATCAGATGGCTAAGGTCATCCAATTAGTCTAATTTCTGGGCTATGATTTATCTACAGTGAACCCATGACTTGGATGATTTGCATTAACATACCTgtaatgcatgccacgtgtgcagtggatgagtcaccaccatttaagaaatggtacAAACGCCCACAAAGAAAAGATGATGCAATTCTATTTTCACCATACAAACGCTGCATACACTCTCAATAAGATTCCAATGTTCTCATACTAAATTACAAAATAGGAATtttacaaattaaaaaaaaaaaagaagccctgtttggttgccactttaaaaaatgaattcatctcattttagttaacaataattatgtattaaagattTTTATAAGGATTAAAATAATCTCAACAAACCATCATAATTTTTATAGGAGGtggcgtttggttgcaccaaatatcataatatTTTGTACCCTATAGGACTGATCAATCATGAACATCATGAAATTTCGTGATATTGGTGCTGCCAAACACAATATAAAACATAATCTCTAAAGCATAATGACTGttaacaaaaatgagataaaatcatttttaagtggcaaccaaacagggcctaaaaaagaacaaaaagaatTGTTTACCACCCcacccatttaaaaaaaaaaaattagacagAAAAAAATCAGttatcaaaaataaaaagaaaatcattAGAAAGAAGAGAACCATTTAATGGGCCACAGCTACCGGAGGCGAGAAACAGATGCTCCGTTGGCTCGGCAACGCGAGCATCGCCGTATGATCCAAGAAGTCCTTGAGTGCAACCACAGACTGCAATATCTGCCGTAGATCATCGGCACGGGAGAACCCGGCGGCCCCCGCTCGCCGCACCGCATACACGTAGAAAGTGATGCACCCCTTCCTGAACTTGAACCGGGCCATCTCACACCCGGCGAGCCCACGTATGAGCTTCTTGTTCACTTCCCCTAGTGGAATTGCCGACGGCCATAACCTGTCGACAGACAATTTCATGTTCTCCGATTCAAACACGAATAGTATGACTTTGGACTTCTTGGTGCCGAGACCGAGCGTGAGGGTGTGCCAGGCATGGTGGGCCAGGATGGTGAAGTTGGTGGGGAGGAATGTGATGGTTGAAGGGAAAGGAATGGTTTTGGGACATTGGTTTTGGATGGTGGGTGGGATGGAGAGGAGACGGAGGAGCTCGAGCGGTGCGGCCCGGCGGATCGTGAAGGATTTTATGATGAATTGGCCGCCGAACCGGAGCCCTTTGACGTCCGAGCTCGGCTTAAATGCGGGATCAGCCGTTGATTTGTTGGTCTGTTGTTGTTggtttttctgtttcttcttcttcttctctttctcttccatGGTTTGTCTTTGATCCTTTGGTCTGATGGCCAATCAATGCTAGTGTTTGGTGAGGTTggttttcttctccctttctttaTATATACTACTAGTGGGATATGCTCTAGCGCTCTAAAAGAGTTGTATCAGTTCACTTGGACAATCTAatcgatcaatctgaactgtccatcaagtCCAAAATACACCCCATGGTCTATGATGCAAAaattgaacggattggatgatccaatctatctttgatttgccttattttctgtagccatccttttttccaaGTCATGGATGGAATGGTACAATTGCCTAATAAAGGTgattctttaaaatcataagcaatccatgatgggtcaTAATAAATAGACTGATCAAAATGTTGATCTGATGTGTtcttgtgtaaatgatcttgaccgtccatattgaTGGTCATTGATCGAATGGCTAATTTTTGTCAGGTCAGTGTAATATTTACATGGTCACTTATGAAAATTGTGCTGGACTaattgaatggtctagatcaatggattgaatTATGCaactgtcccaatgcaactagcaGCACCATGACTACAGTGCTGTGACAGAACTGGAGCATTCATCATCAGTAATAATGTAGTCAAAAGCTAAAGGGTGGTCTACTTTATGCTGATCGTAATCTTTTATTGACGTTTGCTAAGCCCCACATGCATCTATGATGTTGTCCAACTAACCCTCGACATGGCGGGCGGTTTggatatcccagccgtccattacCTCGCTCAAAAATCACCGGTCTGATCATACAATGgactcaacattagaaacaaatggacagattaaaaaaaaatctagtgAGATCCCAGGCCGAGTTTTGGGCAATGGCATCTACATGGTCTATTGATCGACGGCTTAGATCTTACACACGTGTGCCATGTCGGCACATGTGGGCCCATGTAGATTGGCCTATTAAATatctcatttattattattatttatttttatttttgcgttTGGTGAGTTGTGTACCAACGTCGGACAGTTGGAGCGTTAAATCTGGGATGTTGTGTTATTTGTGGTGAGGTATGTACGTCTATATATACGCATTTATTTATCAAGATGGTCTAAGttcaaccggttggaccacaGAGTACAGTCCAACAGCTGATAACATCCAACCTTTtaagtgcatgtgaaatccaacctttCCAATAGTTGTCCATGAGGATCATTTACTGCAAAAATCATCCATACTTATTTatgaagtgggtcacaccatataaAACCATTTCTAGCCATTAATAAATAGAAAAAAGAGGTGTGGTGGACTTTAtgagtaaatttttttatttttttattcacaAGGTGATCCTCACAATAAGGCCAGcgtattggatgggttggatgtcacccacacatgaaattttggaagttaTTGGCTGGATAGACCGTCACTGATAGTCCAACAGGTTTGACTTGAGACCttctcatatttatttatttgtttatttattttgttataaGTAGGGTTTAAAACAAACTGAGCTGGCACTCTTAAAATACTCATTTGATGTTAGACGTTTGCTGCTGCAAGAAGTCGTGACTCTAGAGGTTGGATCAGCACCCTTTttaatgatccgaaccgtttattTGATGAGCCTTACGGTGGATGGATGATGCCAGAAAATTCAATCAGATTTAAATACTTCAACCCTTTTGACTGTTCAAAGTTCACGGAGACCATCTACATTGATCAAAAGATTGAAATATTCAAATCTAAGAGCTGTTTTACGGCGATCTCCGCCGTCCAAGAGAAGACCCATtacataaatggtttggatgattgaAAGATGCCGACAGGCCCAGAGGGTCCTATATAACAATAAGTGTGGAATGTACTCTAACGGACCTATTGATGTAATCACTGCACAGAGAAGGTAAGTAGCATTATTTACaataataccaatttgatgttaTTGGAATAGAAATGATGTATCATAGGTGGGTCACGTGCAGCTCAGGTGGAGAGAGATACAACCAGATAGAGGAAGAGTTTTCAtatcctcactttctcctttcaACCTTGAGTGACTCTgccccttctttcttctttttgtgggccattctttttaaaaataaaaaaataaaaattattgaaATCCACCTTGTTTTTGGGCTGATATATAACATAAGCTAGTGCAATAAACATATGATATCCATATTATAaagtcatcaaggtgggccccattgaagTGTCAGCGATGCTCTAGTTATATGTACGccatttggctagtgaccccaacaacggccagctagctgatgtcaaagctctgtagGCCCTGCCacggtgtatatgttttatccacaccgtccattcactttccagcttattttaaggcatgagcccaaaaatgaggcagattcaaatcacaggtggaacacaccataggaaaacagtgttgaatgagtgtccaccgttaaaaaaattttgaggcacactataatgattatttgacacccaacctgtttataaggtcacacggacctgaatggaaggaaaacacaattatcagcatgatccaaaacttctgtggcttaattcctactatttcctgtggtgtggtccacctggaagttggatttgcctcattttctgggatcatggtctaaaataagctagcaaattggatgaacggtgtggataaaacacacacatcatggtggggcccaaagagctttGACACCCGTTAATCtgctggtgttgggtcactagccaaaccgcgaggaaggaagagagatcaTGAAGAGAGAGAAATTAGGTGGTAAGAGGCCTTTTGAAATTGCTAAAATAACCTTAGTTAATGACTCacatttttaaaatatcccaaATATCTCTACCTATGATGGAAATCCCTCCAACATCCTTTCAAAACTCCAAGTTTGAAAACTCTCCCAAGTGTGGGCAAAATCGTCCAAAACTGTCGGCCGATATAGATATAGATAGATGATCTGCAGCAGCATGTATGGAATTATGCATGCTTATTTATGTATGTTTGAAGGCTTGAATGCTATGCAGACTGAATTTCGTACCCCATATAAAAAGGTGTGTGAAATGTTAAAAGGTAATGTGCAGGGACATATATGTATgacaaatccagaccgtccaaatcatcagCACCATCGTGGATACAGCATGGCCTAAAAAACACAGG
This window encodes:
- the LOC131243724 gene encoding uncharacterized protein LOC131243724 → MEEKEKKKKKQKNQQQQTNKSTADPAFKPSSDVKGLRFGGQFIIKSFTIRRAAPLELLRLLSIPPTIQNQCPKTIPFPSTITFLPTNFTILAHHAWHTLTLGLGTKKSKVILFVFESENMKLSVDRLWPSAIPLGEVNKKLIRGLAGCEMARFKFRKGCITFYVYAVRRAGAAGFSRADDLRQILQSVVALKDFLDHTAMLALPSQRSICFSPPVAVAH